A genomic stretch from Microtus pennsylvanicus isolate mMicPen1 chromosome 11, mMicPen1.hap1, whole genome shotgun sequence includes:
- the Kif18b gene encoding kinesin-like protein KIF18B, with amino-acid sequence MVMAVEDSVVRVVVRVRPPTPKELESQRRPVIQVVDERVLVFDPEECDGGFPGLKWSGSHNGPKKKGKDLTFVFDRVFGEVATQQDVFQHTTHSILDSFLQGYNCSVFAYGATGAGKTHTMLGREGDPGIMYLTTMELYRRLEARQEEKQFEVLISYLEVYNEQIHDLLEPKGPLTIREDPDKGVVVPGLSFHQPASAAQLLEMLTRGNCSRTQHPTDANATSSRSHAIFQIFVKQRDRVPGLTQAIQVAKMSLIDLAGSERASSTHAKGERLREGANINRSLLALINVLNALADAKGRKLHVPYRDSKLTRLLKDSIGGNCRTVMIAAVSPSSLTYEDTYNTLKYADRAKEIKLTLKSNVISLDHHISQYATICQQLQAEVAALREKLQVYEAGTQALQQNSPQHPKLSIPQHLPSSPLQPGCSSQSYTPELHAQCGTLQEESLESEAQDQKVLEDNTSEQERSPQDRQFPDQMPEPNLPGSPSLTLQPKPVMSQHSSQKLDGNHFKQLALRVLCLAQRQYSLLQAANLLTPDMISEFETLQQLVHQENTELGTQSPRTSGQARGSPLAQELYLESKSSGYCGPVTRTMAKQLNGLTHTLGIPLGPDLTSDKTFQKPAEEKKKKRKLNPREPGSPPDPNQETKRQRQSFLPCLRRGSLPKAQPSSEPRTPKGERASSPSSRVCPSTVIKNRAPLGPSALQNCSTPLTLPTRDLNTTFNVYEESPLKPSSHECVGWEEVPQQLNRTDQPFIPSAPVFLFTMKGPKSSLPTTTAGKKRQTVRASVSRGRSCIARLPSSTLKKADRTFTVPEPPLSPQCLGDQRTHKGLRGVTECC; translated from the exons ATGGTGATGGCTGTGGAAGACAGCGTGGTTCGGGTGGTCGTGCGGGTGAGGCCTCCCACCCCTAAGGAGCTAGAGAGTCAGAGGCGGCCTGTGATTCAGGTGGTAGATGAGCGGGTGCTGGTGTTTGACCCCGAGGAGTGTGACGGGGGATTTCCTGGCCTAAAATGGAGTGGCTCCCACAATGGCCCCAAGAAGAAGGGCAAAGATCTGACATTTGTCTTTGACCGGGTCTTTGGTGAAGTGGCCACTCAACAAGATGTGTTCcagcacacaacacacagcatCCTTGACAGCTTTCTCCAAGGCTACAACTGCTCAG TGTTTGCCTATGGGGCCACTGGGGCCGGGAAGACACACACCAtgctgggaagggagggagacccTGGCATCATGTACCTGACCACCATGGAGCTCTATAGGCGTCTCGAAGCCCGCCAGGAAGAAAAACAGTTTGAGGTGCTCATCAGTTACCTGGAG GTGTATAACGAGCAGATCCATGACctcctggagcccaaaggacccCTCACCATTCGTGAGGACCCTGATAAGGGAGTGGTGGTGCCGGGACTCTCTTTCCACCAG CCAGCCTCAGCTGCACAGTTACTAGAGATGCTGACCAGAGGCAACTGCAGCCGCACACAGCATCCCACGGATGCCAACGCCACGTCTTCCCGCTCTCATGCTATCTTCCAG ATCTTTGTGAAACAGCGGGACCGGGTTCCAGGGCTGACCCAGGCCATTCAAGTAGCCAAGATGAGCCTGATTGACCTGGCTGGCTCAGAGCGGGCATCTAGCACCCATGCCAAAGGAGAGCGGCTACGGGAGGGTGCCAACATCAACCGCTCTCTGTTAGCGCTCATCAATGTGCTCAACGCCCTGGCCGATGCAAAG GGTCGCAAGTTGCATGTGCCCTACCGAGACAGCAAACTGACCCGCTTGCTCAAGGATTCCATTGGGGGCAACTGCCGCACTGTGATGATTGCTGCGGTCAGCCCTTCCAGCCTGACCTATGAGGATACTTACAACACCCTCAAATATGCTGACCGTGCCAAGGAAATCAAACTCACG CTGAAGAGCAACGTGATCAGCCTGGACCATCACATCAGCCAGTATGCCACCATCTGCCAGCAGCTCCAGGCTGAG GTGGCGGCCCTGAGGGAGAAGCTCCAGGTGTATGAGGCAGGAACCCAGGCCCTGCAGCAGAACTCCCCACAGCACCCCAAGTTGAGCATACCACAACA CCTTCCCAGCTCCCCATTACAGCCTGGGTGCTCCAGCCAGTCCTACACCCCAGAACTCCACGCACAGTGTGGGACCCTTCAAGAGGAGAGCCTGGAGTCAGAGGCTCAGGACCAGAAGGTTTTGGAGGACAATACTTCCGAGCAGGAGCGGTCCCCACAGGACAGGCAG TTTCCAGACCAGATGCCAGAGCCGAACCTGCCAGGGTCCCCTAGTCTGACTTTGCAGCCGAAGCCAGTCATGAGTCAACACTCATCACAGAAACTGGACGGGAACCACTTTAAGCA GTTGGCCCTCCGGGTGCTATGCCTGGCACAGCGACAATACTCCCTGCTGCAGGCAGCCAACCTCCTGACTCCTGACATGATCTCAGAATTCGAGACCCTACAGCAGTTGGTTCACCAGGAAAACACCGAACTTGGGACTCAGAGCCCCAGGACTTCTGGTCAGGCGAGGGGGAGCCCTCTGGCTCAGGAGTTGTATTTGGAGTCCA AGTCTTCAGGATACTGTGGTCCTGTGACCCGGACCATGGCAAAGCAACTGAATGGCCTCACACACACTCTGGGAATCCCGCTTGGACCTGACCTCACCTCAGATAAGACATTCCAAAAGCCTGccgaggagaagaagaagaaaaggaaactaaatCCTAGAGAGCCAGGCAGTCCTCCAGACCCTAACCAGGAGACTAAGCGCCAGCGccagtccttccttccctgcctgagGAGAGGCTCTCTACCTAAGGCCCAGCCTTCCTCTGAACCCAGAACTCCCAAAGGAGAAAGggcctcttccccctcctctcgaGTCTGCCCATCTACAGTCATTAAAAACCGGGCACCCCTGGGCCCTTCTGCCTTACAGAACTGCTCCACTCCTCTTACCCTACCCACTCGTGACCTCAACACCACCTTCAATGTCTATGAGGAGTCCCCCCTCAAACCCAGCTCCCACGAATGTGTTGGCTGGGAGGAAGTCCCCCAGCAGCTGAACAGGACAGATCAGCCCTTCATCCCCAG tgcACCTGTGTTCCTGTTCACCATGAAGGGCCCCAAGTCTTCTCTACCTACGACCACTGCCGGCAAGAAGAGGCAGACTGTGAG